One Microcaecilia unicolor chromosome 4, aMicUni1.1, whole genome shotgun sequence genomic region harbors:
- the PRND gene encoding prion-like protein doppel yields the protein MECNFQTEASWVNRCLAAVKNTLKNTLGVLNHEDSSPRGSEAGLGQARRRKHRDPHLNFNGKLQREYTVFRMGRSFLVCWLLILMVAIFCDPSLARSRPGSGRSRQPKKYKNTGQKTVVVYNTWAFIQGNTKLKIDFNDTEEASYYQSNYTQFPNEVFYPENPESAVSNETEEAFVQRCFNGTVMQNKPDVFEEGHKDLSLAGRVMVRIINYLCLKIYFKNGAAATTSLTPLLLSMLLLSFAVK from the exons ATGGAGTGCAATTTCCAGACAGAAGCTTCATGGGTAAACAGGTGTTTAGCTGCAGTGAAGAACACTTTGAAAAATACTCTCGGAGTCTTAAACCATGAAGATAGTTCTCCCCGTGGTAgtgaggcaggactggggcaggCCAGGAGACGCAAGCACAGGGATCCCCATCTGAATTTTAATGGGAAGCTTCAAAGGGAGT atACAGTTTTCAGAATGGGAAGAAGCTTTCTGGTTTGTTGGCTGCTCATTCTCATGGTAGCCATATTTTGTGACCCCTCCCTAGCCAGATCAAGGCCAGGATCTGGGAGGAGCAGGCAGCCCAAGAAGTACAAAAATACTGGCCAGAAAACTGTTGTTGTCTACAACACTTGGGCATTTATCCAAGGAAACACAAAGCTCAAGATTGATTTTAATGACACAGAGGAAGCTAGTTACTACCAGAGTAACTACACCCAGTTCCCAAATGAAGTTTTCTATCCCGAGAATCCAGAGTCTGCTGTTTCCAACGAAACAGAAGAAGCATTTGTCCAACGTTGCTTTAACGGCACTGTGATGCAAAATAAACCGGACGTCTTTGAAGAAGGCCACAAAGACCTCAGCCTTGCTGGAAGAGTGATGGTGCGCATCATAAACTATTTATGTCTAAAAATTTATTTCAAAAACGGCGCAGCAGCAACCACGAGTCTGACCCCACTGCTCCTCAGCATGCTTTTACTTTCCTTTGCAGTAAAGTAA